tattctgcCAGCAACATCTACTGCTTGGTTTTACCAGGAAGTGATCTAAGGCACTCACTTTTTAATAGGCATTTCTGTCCATTTAACCAAAATGGGATGGAATAGGAGGAAACTGAAGGTGTCATCAATCCCCAACTGGGGAGGGGTTGTTCATTTGAAACAATTGATATTTCACAGTTTTCCTATTATTACTAAGTTATCTGTGATGGTAGAGGGCAAACCTTAGGTTGACTCCTGCTGAAATGTAATCTCAGATGtctgagaagttccatatgtcCGGTAACATAGGAGTCACCGCTGCTCTACAAGTACCAAAGTCTGGAATTGCACACACATATGATGGTAATTGAGCCACACTTTCTTCGATGCCTGTGGGTCTTAATTCCAGGTTCCATTTCTGTAATAAGAAAGAGATTCCTTTCATCTGTTTGTcccatattttccatatttatacCGCTGGAGAACTTATTTCAATCAATAAAGGTGattagtcttttttgttttcctctgatttttagTTATCTGTGCTCCGGAGGTCAGCCTCATATTAATCTGGTAcattgattttgcatttctaaatgaCACCAACCTCAGCCAGGCTGACTCACATTCATTCACTGCTCAGTCGTTCCTAAAGGGTGCTCCCCGATATCCCACAGCGTCATCCTGCCTGGCCCGCTTCTCCCAACAGTTCTAATGCTGCCCAGAACATTCTctcatctccctctccctccgaGCCCTGTTTGATCGTCCTTTCCTTATAACCAAAGGGTAAATATCAGCAGAGACCTCCCGCCAGGGGAGAAGTCTTCAGACACTCACACTCTCAAATTTCCGCCCGCTCGGGCCCCGCTCGTCCCATACCGCAaagcagccactgcagccaggAACACGCAAGCTTAAGAGACTCCTCCGGTTCGGATCTCAAGGGGGGGCGCTggccccacccccctgccccgcctctctccagccccgccccccgaCCTGCACCCCAGATCTCCCGCTCTCGCTCTCCCGGAGGCCCGAGGCCCTGAGGCCACGCCCCATCTGTTCCCGCCCCGCCCACAGCCCGCCTCGCGGTCCCTCGCCCTCCCAGGCCCAgaggccccgcccctgccccgcccctgccccgccctcgTTTCgttcccgccccgccccctgcccgcgTCGCCGTCTCTCGCCCTCTCCGGGCCGCGCCGCCGAAGCTGGCACTGAGgagcggcggccgcggcggcatTGGGACCTGGGGACGCCAGCGCTCCGCTGGACACTGCGTCCCCCGAGAGCGCCCGGGGCACGCGCATCTGCCTTCCGCGGTCCGGGGCTGCCCGGGGGCGTCCTGCGTTTCCCGAGAGCGGGCGTGTCCAGTGCCGGGCGGGAGACGAGCGCGGGGCCACAGCCTGTTGGAGCGCTGGGGGTGTCGGGCAGGGGGCGCGGGGAGCCCTGCCGGGGACCAAGCGGCCCGTTTCCTTGTGCAGAGCAGTTTTCTCGAACTCTCCGCCTCCGTCTCGTTGGGGCCCACCGCTGCCGGGAGACCCCATCCAGACCTACCAAGGTAAGCAGACTCGGCCATTTAGGGGTCTCTTGTCCCCAAACCACAGCCGGAGGTCGGGGATGGGGAGCGGGGGATAGAGTTGGCCTGTTCGTAGGAAGCgaataaaaaaatgcaacagGCAGGCAGGGCGGATCAGGAAACTCCTAGCGTTAATGTTTCCCACAGAGAGGAGACTTGTCCAAGACTGAAACTTGCTTAGGTTCTTCAGAAGCCAAGACGGGCAGCTGCGAAGCGGCTCCTTAAGTCTGGGTCTGAGCTCCCTCTGGTGGCTTCTTGTAAGGATGTAAAACGAGGCACAGGCGAGAGAGATTGGAGCAGAGCTCCCACACGTTGTCATGACTTCTCCTTGGAGAAAAGTGCCTGTTCTTGGTAGTTCCCCTTGCAAAGACACCTTCTGATCCCTTGAAACCTAAACCCTCGAACTGAATCAAAATGGTCCTTTCAACTTTGGCTTTTTGTCTCTGAGTCCTTCATGATCCAAACAAGAATGACAGCAGGACTCACCTTGTATTAACTGCActtgaattaaaaacattttacaagACTAAAAACAAGCCACAGTTAAATACTCCGGGGTAAGTTCTGTCTTGTAGCGCTTGTCTTCTGCCACTATTCATTGTTATCCTAATGTGTGCATTGAAaagtataagaagaaaaaagaatcatttggTCAAACTTAGATTGTACTTAATAACAGATTTTATTgtgattctaaaatttctatgaaGGGATGGTAGAGCATTTAAATCTTCCGTTTTTGTCCATTCCCAGCCTACCAGTAGCTTCagagaatttgttttgtttttcctccagaAAAAGAGTGTCATGAAAAAGGAGCAGAAAGGAGACCTCACTGTTGGTGAAAGGGGAGTTTTCTTTCCCAGTTGGTGGTTACTTCATGATTGGAAGAGAAGTACCTAGGTGGCTGAAGAGATGAGATTTTCCTAGTCATACTGATGAAGCTGATAAACGAAGACAGAAAATGCTTTCTCTGGGTCATAATGGGCTGATGAATAAGTAAGCTTGGAAAGACAGATCTGAAATGAGGGCAAGAATTTTGAGTGTTTTAAAACCAAGTAGGACTTTGAACACTTGTTGAGGatatttttatctcaaaaatggaggaagaaaaaattctcaaagcAGGAAGTGTAAAAAGCTGAGAGGAGTAACAACCTAATCCTCTCCAAGAATTTCAGTACTTCATCACCTTCTCTGGACACACACAAGCAAAGGCATCAGGCATCCTATCACAGGTGGTGGTATCCTACGGCAGGAATGATTTCTTAATTTGGATTTGggagtgctttttctttttcacaaccTGTGTTTCTTGACTCGTCAAGTTAGGTAGATTGATGTCAAGGAAGTAAATTGTGAATTCATAGTATGTTTGACCTCTGCTGTGTGATATGGGAAAATTAGAGGTTTTAACCTTCCTTGAAGCTTTATTGGAAGCAGTACTGCGTCAGGGACACAAACCCACAgtataagttttctttttggtgactgtgctTACTTTGAATGAGCCGAATGTTAGCTGGATTTCACAGCGTATGTGatttacagtctttgttttatcAAGGccttaaatgtatgttttaaactCACCAGATGGGAAACACATTGAGTGCTGTGTGTGACACGTACGCCTAAAGAGAGGAACTCCCCGATGGATCATGGCGTTAATGTTTACaggacatttcttatttttagtgtTAGTGATGTTTGCTTTCTCTACTTTTGAGGAATCTGTGAGCAATTACTCTGACTGGGCAGTTTTCACAGATGACATAGATCAGTTTAAGACACAGAAAGTGCAAGATATCAGACCCAACCAAAAGCTGAAGAAAAGTATGCTTCATCCACATTTATATTTTGATGCCGGAGAGATCCAAGCAATGAGACAGAAGTCTCGCACAAGCCATGTGCATCTTTTTAGAGCTATTAGAAGTGCAGTGACAGTTATGCTGTCCAACCCAACATACTACCTACCTCCACCCAAGCATGCTGATTTTGCTGCCAAGTGGAATGAAATTTATGGTAACAATCTGCCTCCTTTAGCTTTGTACTGTTTGTTGTGCCCAGAAGACAAAGTTGCCTTTGAATTTGTCTTGGAATATATGGACAGGATGGTTGGCTATAAGGACTGGCTGGTGGAGAATGCACCAGGAGATGAGGTTCCAGTTGGCCATTCCTTAACAGGTTTTGCCACTGCCTTTGACTTTTTATATAACTTATTAGATGATCATCGAAGacaaaaatacctaggaaaaataTGGGCTATTACTGAAGAAATGTATGAGTATTCCAAGGTCCGCTCATGGGGCAAACAACTTCTTCATAACCACCAAGCTACTAATATGATAGCATTACTCACCGGGGCCTTGGTGACTGGGGTTGATAAAGGCTCTCAAGTAAATCTCTGGAAACAGGTGGTAGTAGATGTGATGGAAAAGACAATGTTTCTGTTGAATCATATTGTTGATGGTTCTCTGGATGAAGGTGTGGCCTATGGAAGCTACACAGCTAAATCAGTCACACAGTATGTCTTTCTGGCCCAGCGCCATTTTAATATCAACAACTTAGATAATAATTGGTTAAAAATGCACTTTTGGTTCTATTATGCTACCCTTTTGCCAGGCTTCCAAAGAACTGTGGGTATAGCAGATTCCAATTATAATTGGTTTTATGGTCCAGAGAGCCAATTAGTTTTTCTGGATAAGTTCATCTTAAAGAATGGAGCTGGAAATTGGTTAGCTCAGCAGATCAGAAAGCACCGACCTAAAGATGGACCCATGGTACCCTCTACTGCCCAGAGGTGGAGTACTCTTCACACTGAATACATCTGGTACGATCCCCAGCTCACCCCACAGCCTCCTGCGGAATATGGTACTGCAAAATTGCACACGTTTCCTAACTGGGGTGTTGTCACCTATGGGGCTGGGTTGCCAAATACACAGACCAATACCTTTGTGTCTTTTAAATCTGGGAAGTTGGGAGGGCGAGCTGTGTATGACATAGTTCACTTCCAGCCATACTCATGGATTGATGGGTGGAGAAGCTTTAACCCAGGACATGAACATCCAGATCAGAACTCATTTACTTTTGCCCCCAACGGGCAGGTGTTTGTTTCTGAAGCTCTCTATGGGCCCAAGTTGAGCCACCTTAACAACGTATTGGTGTTTGCCCCATCACCCACAAGCCAGTGTAATAAGCCCTGGGAGGGTCAGTTGGGAGAATGTGCCCAGTGGCTCAAATGGACAGGTGAGGAAGTGGGTGATGCAGCAGGGGAGATCATTACTGCCTCTCAACATGGGGAAATGATATTTGTCAGTGGGGAGGCAGTGTCTGCGTACTCTTCAGCAATGAAGCTGAAAAGTGTTTATCGTGCTCTACTTCTCTTAAATTCTCAAACTCTGCTAGTTGTTGACCATGTCGAGAGGCAAAACGGTTCCCCAATAAAATCTGTCAGTGCCTTCTTTCATAATCTGGACATTGATTTTAAGTACATCCCATATAGGTTTATGAACAGGTACAATGGCGCCATGATGGACGTGTGGGATGCACATTACAAAATGTTTTGGTTTGATCATGGTGGCAGCAGCCCCATTGCTAGTATACAGGAAGCAGAGCAAGCCGCTGAATTTAAGAAACGGTGGACTCAATTTGTTAATGTTACATTTCAGATGGACTCCACAATCACAAGAATTGCCTATATCTTTTATGGGCCATATGTCAATGTATCCAGCTGCAGATTTATTGATAATTCCAATTCTGGACTTCAGATTTCTCTCAATGTCAATAATACTGAACATACTGTTTCCATTGTAACTGACTACAACAACTTGAAGACAAGGTTCGATTACCTGGGATTTGGTGGCTTTGCCAGTGTGGCTGATCAGGTCCAAATAACCAGATTTGGCTTGGGCACTCAGGCAATAGCAAAGCCCATAAGACGTGATAGAGTGATTTTCCCCTTTGGATTTAAATTCAATGTAGCAGTCGGATTGGTTTTGTGCATCAGCTTGGTGGTCTTAACTTTTCAGTGGCGGTTTTACCTTTCCTTTCGAAAGCTGATGCGCTGGATCCTCATACTTGTGATTGCCTTGTGGTTCATCGAGTTGCTGGACGTGTGGAGCACTTGCACGCAGCCCATCTGTGCAAAGTGGGCAAGGATGGGGGCCGAGGCGAGCGCTAAGGCTTTGTCTCCCAATGGGCACCACGTCCATCTTCCTGATGTCGTCATTACCTCACTTCCGGGTTCCGGAGCCGAAATTCTCAAACAACTTTTCTTTAACAGCAGTGACTTTCTCTACATCAGGGTTCCCACAGCCTACATTGACATCCCTGAAACTGAATTTGAAATTGATTCCTTTGTAGACGCCTGTGAATGGAAAGCGCCAGATGTCCACAGCGTGCATTTCCGCTTACTCCGAGGCTGGCTGCAGTCCTTGGTTCAAGACACCAAACTCCATTTGCAAAACATCCATCTGCATGAATCCAGTAGGGGTAAACTGGCCCAATATTTTACCACGaataaggacaaaaaaagaaaattgaaaaggagAGAGTCTTTGCTGGAACAAAGAAGTAGGATGAAAGGCGCCTTTGATAGAGACGCTGAATACATCAGGGCCCTGAGGAGACACCTGGTCCATTACCCCAGCGCTCGGCCTGTGCTCAGCTTAAGCAGTGGGAGCTGGACCTTAAAGCTGCATTTCTTTCAAGAAGTGTTAGGAGCTTCGATGAGGGCCTTGTACATAGTGAGGGACCCTCGGGCTTGGATTTATTCCATGCTGTATGGTAGTAAACCGAGCCTTTACTCTTTGAAGAATGTACCAGAGCACTTAGCTAAACTGTTGAAAATAGAGGGAGGCAAAGGCCAATGTAACTTAAACTCAGGCTACGCTTCCGAGTATGAAGCCTTGAGGAAAGAATTATCAAAACCCAAGCCACACGCAGTCTCCCTGCTGGCTCACGTGTGGCTGGCAAACACCGCTGCAGCCCTGAGGATAAATGCCGACCTGCTGCCTACCAGCTACCAGCTGGTCAAGTTTGAAGATATCGTGCATTTTCCTCAGAAAATCACAGAAAGGATTTTTGCCTTTCTTGGAATTCCTTTGTCTCCTGCTAGTTTAAACCAAATATTGTTTGCCACCTCCACAAACCTTTTCTATCTTCCCTACGAAGGGGAAATATCACCAACTAATACTAATGTTTGGAAACAGAACTTGCCTAGAGAGGAAATTAAACTGATAGAAAACATCTGCTGGACACTGATGGAGCGTCTAGGATATCCAAAGTTTATGGACTAAATGCTGCAGGTCAGCAGAAATTTGCACTAATACTTTCCAACCCAATTTGTGGATATGAATTAGAAGAGTTTGTTTATTcttgtagtgtgtgtgtatgtgtgtgtgtgtgtgtgtgtgtgtgatcagtTTGTTACTACACAcagagagattattttaaaaataggcactGTGTTTGGCCTAgcaggatttattttttatgtcaccACTTTCCTTGCCTTtgtttttgaatgttttcttctaaaatgtttCTGCTGCAGAGGTGTAGATGAAGTTATATTACAGTGGCCAGGGGAGACAGAaagattttaaaggattttttctAACTCTTTCCTTTATCTGTAACTGGCCAATCTGTCTGGGAACCTCACATACTGCAAAAGGCCTTGCAGTTGCTGCTTTACCCAAGCGTCTCTGGCTTTCAAGATGGACCACAAAAGttccttatcttttttaaaaggtgtGTCCTAACACACTTATCTTGctcgcatacacacacacacacacacacacacacacacacacacacacacaatcctttTACTGTGTATAATGTTAAGTGATATCACTGGGTATAGTGGAAGTTCCTGTGAGAATTGTAGGCTCCTTTCTGGAAAATACAGATGGGAATACagaatagatttctttttcttttacctttttattttttggtggtcaGAAAGTGACCTGAAAATCCTCCTTAACATTTTTTACTTGGAAGTAATAAGGAGTCAGCCTTCGAACAGTGGGCGCCCAGGACTGGTAGAGTATCTTTAGACCTGTTTACCTGTTTAAAATGCTCTTTTTGCCTCCTTGAAGCTACAGCTGTTCACCATCACCACTCCCACTCTATCCTTTCTGTCATTGTCATGCAAAACAATCAGTAGTTACTAATGGCTAAACTCCTGATatttgtggggattttttttttttcctctgtcctgATGATTAATTTTGCATCAAAGCCTGACACAGCCTTAGAATCAGATTTCTCCTTGTGGATTTATCACTGTATGACTCAAAGAAAACAGTGCCACTGCTGCCAGTGTTTTTTCAGACTGGAAACAGAATTGGAAAACTGCCTGACTTAGCTTGCATCCCTTTGAATGAGTCTACAGACTGCCAGTGTCTGCATAAGTTAAAGGCGAATGGGAGATGATGTCAGAGGCATCTGTTTCCTTTACCATCTGCATCTTATTATAAATGTAGTCGTCATAAAATGTGGTTCGTTTTATTTCAGTAGGCTCTGAAATCAGAGTGCTATGCCATTAGAAGCCAGTGGAGTAATTATAATGGGTTGGATAAAAACCATTAGGCGGTGTGGAGACTTGGTGAAAATCTCTGTACAGATTGCAGTCTTCTTCCTGATGTTTCAAACTGTAGTCCCCATCCCCCCTCCTCTAGGCTTTAACACTTGGGAGTCTGTCATTCTGACCTAGATAAAAGTGGTTCTTTCTCAGTAGCTTGTTATTATGTCAAAATGTGCCTCCAAGGTGATAAAGCTGTGGATATGTTACATTCCAGCTAAAGTTAACTGGACCGTCATTTTTCTTACACTACAGTGTGAAAGCAGaccactccccccccaccccatctacTTCCTTGGAAAgccctctctgccttctctctacagtgtcaaaatgaatgaaaatcatATTGTATTAATACAGGGTTGAGAGGGCGACTGAGGACCTGAGTCCACACTGTTATTCTCAAGAAAGGTTATTCTTCCTACCTCAAGGTTATCACCAAGCATGCAACATGGCTACATGCGTGGCAACACTAGTTCTGTTATTGGTCAGAGTCTCAGTGTTTGCTTGATTTCAACTCTCAGGATGTGTGATCTTAGATCAAATAAAAAGGCTTTGGGATTGGCGGTAATGTTAGGTCCCATCAAGGTAAGAATTACAAACATGTGCAGGTAACAGCAGGGAAAGCAGAAGCTTTACCATGCCTTTTCCTTTGCATTGCACAGAAACAGGCTGACAGGCAAAAGAGAGCCAGGTTGAGTATgtgaaggggaagggagagagatggaaaaaatgaaacagaaagagcaGTTCTGTGAATGGATATGGGAACATCATGGGAATATGTTATTTATAGCTTCAAAAAGGAACATGCTTAACAAAATGATTTACACAGGTGAGGGATGGCCCAGCCATTGGATACATGTGTATTTGTTCATGCTTGGGACTCCCTGCTTTATAATCTCAGACGTCTAGGTCCTGTACTTCTAGGGAGTTTTCCTAGGAAAAGCATGAATAGATTCACCactcatttttattcttatcatGAAAATAATGCAGTGATTATCATGTGACACTTccaaaggaaatgattaaaaagaTATCCTTTCCATAAAAtcaattcctttcttccttaacTTCCCCAAACTTAGGCCTAGTTGGGATAAAAGCATTcattaaaataatgcaatttaaatattgaaattctgaaaaaaatgtgttaatttttctGACAAAAGTAACATGCATCTGGTGGTAATGTTGATCTGGTTTTCAGACGTTCTGAAATATTGCAAATTACTCACTTTGGATGACACAGGCTGTATCCACAGTTGAATTTACTGTAATGGAAattccagaaaggaaggaaatgggagAATCTGTTCAGGAGAAAGAAGATAAATCTATGATTATGCTTAAATGTATTCTACAGAAACCTAAAGAGGCACAAGTTTTAGGCAGATGACACAACAACACATACATACTCAGCTTATTAGACATTCAATTGGCTGGCTTTTTAGACAAACGGAAGAATCAGTAAATGCCTAGTAAGAACGAGATAATTATTTATGTCCAATTCTCAGACATGGCAGGGAATCTGCcacaaatatatttgaagaagaacCTCTCTTCTTCAAACATAAACtagttatgtttaattttttttttccttttatggaaacACCATCTCATGTCTGCCACTGATGTTTGATTGGCATCATTTATCAGCAGAGCTTTTGGTGCATCATCATAGATCCTAGATGTTCTTGATAAAAAGTCTATCACATTTAGTTATCTATAAATAGTAACTGGTTTTAAAGTTGCTATGTTTGACTTAACTTTGGTCATAATTAGAAAAAGATCACTGATAtagaagaaaatgtgaataaaaggCAATGTAAGTGTAACAGCACTTATAGAGGTAAGGGATCTAATATTCTTAGAGCCAGGAATTTAACATGTGGCCTACCTACTGCTTATTTAAATGTAGACTAAAGTGTGTCTAAAACCAGCTGTTAAGGCAGTTTTTTTCAGCACTTGGCTAGTATCATTTCCCTTCATGTTGGCAGAAAAAATCCATATAGTATTTTAAGAactagacagatttttttttggtacaaaGGATGGTAGGAACTTCAAACAATAGATTCTCACATTCTCTGTAGTTAACTTGTAGAAGCTTGAGCTGTAATTTATATGAGTTTATGTTGTATTAAGCCCAAGTAATATGTtgaattaattctatttttaaagataggTTCAGCTAGGTCTTCCAAACCAtgggattttttggttttgattttcattttttttcacacctATCCAGTcatgcagcaaaaaacaaacaaaaacctatgcTGAAGATCGCAGACAAGTTGGTTTGaactgtgtatatataaaacactcctattaataaacaaataaaagctaaaagcatATTGGCTATGATTGGGATAATTTGTAATAGCCCTCTTTTTTAGGTTTTTGGCTAACTTAGGACTTTGTGTGGAGCTAAGAAGGTAGAAGCTGGGAAATGCAGACCCAGATTTTCAGCCACTAAAACTTTCACCCTTCAGTGATGGGCAGGTCTTGCCTCTACTCCCTTAACTTAATTCCAAGTCCTGCCTTTGACTTGCTCTCAATCCATTTCTTGCTTCTCCATACATTATCCTAACTTACTAAGCAGTGAGAACATCCTAGTACTATGTACCTGTGCTCTACATCTGCCCCGCCTGCCACTGGGAGGATCTTCATTCAGGCATGAGACCTCCAAAAGGAAGTTTCTAGCAGATCCCTTGAGATTCTAAGTAGGTGGTACACTGGGTTGGCACggtgatggcttttttttttttttttaaagataaggatccacagaaccataaggttttcatgCATGCATTACAATCCTCACAACTACTTGCTGCTACTTTTGTTACAGATAAATCTGAAGCCCCTGTGGTGTCTATAGGGAATCTATTTTTGTTAAGGAATTTGGAGCAGGTTTACAATTTGTTTATCAACTCAagtattcattgtattttttgcCTGTTTACTGTCAAGGTATTGATTAGCATGAGGGAAGAACAAAAATTGCTTGATATTGACTCTGCCCTGTGAATAATTGGTGGTCTCTCCAGAGACTTCAGAACTAGTAGGTAttcatcaagaagaggagagcAGGAGCATGCCAGGTAGTGATTACCACCCAAGGAAAGGCACAGAAAGTGTTGCCTGTTCTGTAGTAGACGTATTTCTGAAGTGGTGGTTATGAGGAAAGGGAGTGGTTACCAAGTTATTGGTAAATTTGGACAGAGATGGTCTTAGGTTTGACTATAGTTATCACAGGATGTCCCATCACTGAGTAGCCTTTCCAAAGAGAAGCACAAACAATAAAAGTGCTGACCCTTACCCTCTCCCCTTGGGGAGGGGGCTCACTTAACTACCCCAATATGTTTGTCACAGAGAAATGTGGTCTATTATTGTATATTGAGGGATACCCTGAAAAGGATGTGTGAATGCAATCTGACTGAGGTGCTACTAATAATATTAAGATGAataattctgtttcatttagGCTCCAGCTGGCCAGTGgcatcttcttttcttctccctcccatcTAAATACCTTCAGATCCACATTATCAGACACAGCTACCAATTCTGGGAATGCAGTAGTGAACAAAACCTATGGAGCTGAcagtcaaatacattttaaaagaactcaCTTTAGGAAGATAAAAACAAGCTATTCTTTTCCCTATCATGTAAATaatagcagaaggaaggagggattgAAGGAAGGAAGGCTAAACCTAAATCACCAGAGAAAGTAACATGCACAAGGAGAATCATCCTGTAACAGCTGTGTTCAATATTGTGTGAACTATTTAAGAATCTCTTTGAAATCTTGTTGTAGCTAAAACttcaaaaaagaggaagataaattGTAATCTGAGCAAATCTTTTCTGTAGTACATTGCAGttgctctgttttatttctttaaaatatttctgtattgcTCTGACTCTCTTgagatgaaaattttctttctagtGTATTAACACTGATGTTGAATATCAATTAAGTAACTGAGGTTTCCAAATGTCCTGGATATGTGCTTCTCTCATATACTCTCTTCCTCTATTTCTATGTGTACGGTATACATGTTGGTCTTGATATAAGGAAGCAGAAGTTCATGCACACATGACATCCATGATACTGTCCATTCCTCCCTTTGGAAATCAATTCAGCTCCCATCACTGGCACTTCTCAACTAATAAATGAACAATATGAAATCTCTAATCCCTGAATTAAAATCCGACACCCTTCTATGAACAATGTATTGTGCACGTCTTACCTTATTCATTGCataatgtaaataatgctgtcTACCTTTGTCATCTTGCAGTGAAAGATTACTGCCCAATTTTATTGgtacttatttattgttttaattgtgTTCATTTATTCCTTTGCCTTGTTCCAAAAGATTAATTTTGTGGTAGATTTGCTTAAAgttcttggaattttaaaataagactttttaaaatatattgagccATTTTAATTTGATGCCTTAATGCAATATTTCACAAAAGTTTAACATGGGATTTATAAGAACACAATACAACCAAGAAGTGATGGAACTGCTTCCATAAAATACCCATGAAGAGACAAATGCCTATAAAAATGTGGTTAATAAAAAGATAACCATATACAAAATAGGTGGGTTTTACTCTCCATTTTCAGACATTAACCTGGGTGCTTTGGTTAATTCGATGCTAACTTGCTGGAACTGTTATTTCTCTAGATTTaccaaaataaactgaaatgtgCATACATTCAGTTATACTTTGCATCTTACTCAACATAAATGATAAAAGTCTCAAAAAGTCCCATTATTGAAAACCTAAGTAGAAAGGTACTTGCTTGAATACACACATGAAAACTTGGCAGGATTCCATTACTAGAAGAGGCTATAAGCTTTCCTGTGTGTAGCCAACAGATTGCACTGGTAGGTTTTTCATAAACTTTGTTCGTACCTTTCTCCCATTTCCTTGCTTAA
The nucleotide sequence above comes from Phacochoerus africanus isolate WHEZ1 chromosome 2, ROS_Pafr_v1, whole genome shotgun sequence. Encoded proteins:
- the DSEL gene encoding dermatan-sulfate epimerase-like protein is translated as MALMFTGHFLFLVLVMFAFSTFEESVSNYSDWAVFTDDIDQFKTQKVQDIRPNQKLKKSMLHPHLYFDAGEIQAMRQKSRTSHVHLFRAIRSAVTVMLSNPTYYLPPPKHADFAAKWNEIYGNNLPPLALYCLLCPEDKVAFEFVLEYMDRMVGYKDWLVENAPGDEVPVGHSLTGFATAFDFLYNLLDDHRRQKYLGKIWAITEEMYEYSKVRSWGKQLLHNHQATNMIALLTGALVTGVDKGSQVNLWKQVVVDVMEKTMFLLNHIVDGSLDEGVAYGSYTAKSVTQYVFLAQRHFNINNLDNNWLKMHFWFYYATLLPGFQRTVGIADSNYNWFYGPESQLVFLDKFILKNGAGNWLAQQIRKHRPKDGPMVPSTAQRWSTLHTEYIWYDPQLTPQPPAEYGTAKLHTFPNWGVVTYGAGLPNTQTNTFVSFKSGKLGGRAVYDIVHFQPYSWIDGWRSFNPGHEHPDQNSFTFAPNGQVFVSEALYGPKLSHLNNVLVFAPSPTSQCNKPWEGQLGECAQWLKWTGEEVGDAAGEIITASQHGEMIFVSGEAVSAYSSAMKLKSVYRALLLLNSQTLLVVDHVERQNGSPIKSVSAFFHNLDIDFKYIPYRFMNRYNGAMMDVWDAHYKMFWFDHGGSSPIASIQEAEQAAEFKKRWTQFVNVTFQMDSTITRIAYIFYGPYVNVSSCRFIDNSNSGLQISLNVNNTEHTVSIVTDYNNLKTRFDYLGFGGFASVADQVQITRFGLGTQAIAKPIRRDRVIFPFGFKFNVAVGLVLCISLVVLTFQWRFYLSFRKLMRWILILVIALWFIELLDVWSTCTQPICAKWARMGAEASAKALSPNGHHVHLPDVVITSLPGSGAEILKQLFFNSSDFLYIRVPTAYIDIPETEFEIDSFVDACEWKAPDVHSVHFRLLRGWLQSLVQDTKLHLQNIHLHESSRGKLAQYFTTNKDKKRKLKRRESLLEQRSRMKGAFDRDAEYIRALRRHLVHYPSARPVLSLSSGSWTLKLHFFQEVLGASMRALYIVRDPRAWIYSMLYGSKPSLYSLKNVPEHLAKLLKIEGGKGQCNLNSGYASEYEALRKELSKPKPHAVSLLAHVWLANTAAALRINADLLPTSYQLVKFEDIVHFPQKITERIFAFLGIPLSPASLNQILFATSTNLFYLPYEGEISPTNTNVWKQNLPREEIKLIENICWTLMERLGYPKFMD